The Cinclus cinclus chromosome 3, bCinCin1.1, whole genome shotgun sequence genome has a window encoding:
- the ITGB1BP1 gene encoding integrin beta-1-binding protein 1 isoform X3 yields the protein MFRKGKKRHSSSSSQSSEISTKSKSVDSSLGGLSRSSTVASLDTDSTKSSGQSNSNSDTCAEFRVKYVGAIEKLKYNESKSLEGPLDLINYIDVAQDVLHRHALYLIVRMVCYDDGLGAGKSLLALKTTDATSEECSLWVYQCNSLEQAQAICKVLSTAFDSVLMSEKS from the exons atgttcagaaaaggaaaaaagcgacacagcagcagcagctcacaaagcagtgaAATCAGCACTAAAAGCAAG tctgTAGATTCCAGTCTTGGGGGACTTTCCAGGTCTAGTACTGTGGCCAGCTTAGATACAGACTCTACAAAAAGTTCAG GACAAAGCAATAGTAATTCTGATACATGTGCAGAATTCAGAGTGAAGTATGTTGGTGCCattgaaaaattgaaatacaATGAGAGCAAAAGTCTTGAAGGGCCACTGGACTTGATAAATTACATAGATGTTGCGCAG GATGTGTTACATAGGCATGCTCTCTATTTGATTGTACGGATGGTGTGCTATGATGATGGTCTGGGAGCAGGAAAAAGTTTACTGGCTTTGAAGACAACAGATGCAACCTCTGAAGAATGCAGCCTCTGGGTATATCAGTGCAATAGTTTG gaACAAGCACAAGCCATTTGCAAAGTGTTGTCTACAGCCTTTGATTCAGTTTTAATGTCGGAGAAGTCCTGA
- the ITGB1BP1 gene encoding integrin beta-1-binding protein 1 isoform X5 codes for MFRKGKKRHSSSSSQSSEISTKSKQDGKLPFVPGEEEFIMGVSKYGIKVSTSDQYDVLHRHALYLIVRMVCYDDGLGAGKSLLALKTTDATSEECSLWVYQCNSLEQAQAICKVLSTAFDSVLMSEKS; via the exons atgttcagaaaaggaaaaaagcgacacagcagcagcagctcacaaagcagtgaAATCAGCACTAAAAGCAAG CAAGATGGAAAGTTACCTTTTGTTCCAGGTGAAGAGGAGTTTATTATGGGAGTTTCCAAATACGGCATTAAAGTTTCCACATCTGATCAGTAT GATGTGTTACATAGGCATGCTCTCTATTTGATTGTACGGATGGTGTGCTATGATGATGGTCTGGGAGCAGGAAAAAGTTTACTGGCTTTGAAGACAACAGATGCAACCTCTGAAGAATGCAGCCTCTGGGTATATCAGTGCAATAGTTTG gaACAAGCACAAGCCATTTGCAAAGTGTTGTCTACAGCCTTTGATTCAGTTTTAATGTCGGAGAAGTCCTGA
- the ITGB1BP1 gene encoding integrin beta-1-binding protein 1 isoform X2: MFRKGKKRHSSSSSQSSEISTKSKSVDSSLGGLSRSSTVASLDTDSTKSSGQSNSNSDTCAEFRVKYVGAIEKLKYNESKSLEGPLDLINYIDVAQQDGKLPFVPGEEEFIMGVSKYGIKVSTSDQYDVLHRHALYLIVRMVCYDDGLGAGKSLLALKTTDATSEECSLWVYQCNSLEQAQAICKVLSTAFDSVLMSEKS, encoded by the exons atgttcagaaaaggaaaaaagcgacacagcagcagcagctcacaaagcagtgaAATCAGCACTAAAAGCAAG tctgTAGATTCCAGTCTTGGGGGACTTTCCAGGTCTAGTACTGTGGCCAGCTTAGATACAGACTCTACAAAAAGTTCAG GACAAAGCAATAGTAATTCTGATACATGTGCAGAATTCAGAGTGAAGTATGTTGGTGCCattgaaaaattgaaatacaATGAGAGCAAAAGTCTTGAAGGGCCACTGGACTTGATAAATTACATAGATGTTGCGCAG CAAGATGGAAAGTTACCTTTTGTTCCAGGTGAAGAGGAGTTTATTATGGGAGTTTCCAAATACGGCATTAAAGTTTCCACATCTGATCAGTAT GATGTGTTACATAGGCATGCTCTCTATTTGATTGTACGGATGGTGTGCTATGATGATGGTCTGGGAGCAGGAAAAAGTTTACTGGCTTTGAAGACAACAGATGCAACCTCTGAAGAATGCAGCCTCTGGGTATATCAGTGCAATAGTTTG gaACAAGCACAAGCCATTTGCAAAGTGTTGTCTACAGCCTTTGATTCAGTTTTAATGTCGGAGAAGTCCTGA
- the ITGB1BP1 gene encoding integrin beta-1-binding protein 1 isoform X4 has translation MFRKGKKRHSSSSSQSSEISTKSKSVDSSLGGLSRSSTVASLDTDSTKSSGQSNSNSDTCAEFRVKYVGAIEKLKYNESKSLEGPLDLINYIDVAQQDGKLPFVPGEEEFIMGVSKYGIKVSTSDQYEQAQAICKVLSTAFDSVLMSEKS, from the exons atgttcagaaaaggaaaaaagcgacacagcagcagcagctcacaaagcagtgaAATCAGCACTAAAAGCAAG tctgTAGATTCCAGTCTTGGGGGACTTTCCAGGTCTAGTACTGTGGCCAGCTTAGATACAGACTCTACAAAAAGTTCAG GACAAAGCAATAGTAATTCTGATACATGTGCAGAATTCAGAGTGAAGTATGTTGGTGCCattgaaaaattgaaatacaATGAGAGCAAAAGTCTTGAAGGGCCACTGGACTTGATAAATTACATAGATGTTGCGCAG CAAGATGGAAAGTTACCTTTTGTTCCAGGTGAAGAGGAGTTTATTATGGGAGTTTCCAAATACGGCATTAAAGTTTCCACATCTGATCAGTAT gaACAAGCACAAGCCATTTGCAAAGTGTTGTCTACAGCCTTTGATTCAGTTTTAATGTCGGAGAAGTCCTGA
- the ITGB1BP1 gene encoding integrin beta-1-binding protein 1 isoform X1, translating to MFRKGKKRHSSSSSQSSEISTKSKSVDSSLGGLSRSSTVASLDTDSTKSSGQSNSNSDTCAEFRVKYVGAIEKLKYNESKSLEGPLDLINYIDVAQAFVCFLPKQDGKLPFVPGEEEFIMGVSKYGIKVSTSDQYDVLHRHALYLIVRMVCYDDGLGAGKSLLALKTTDATSEECSLWVYQCNSLEQAQAICKVLSTAFDSVLMSEKS from the exons atgttcagaaaaggaaaaaagcgacacagcagcagcagctcacaaagcagtgaAATCAGCACTAAAAGCAAG tctgTAGATTCCAGTCTTGGGGGACTTTCCAGGTCTAGTACTGTGGCCAGCTTAGATACAGACTCTACAAAAAGTTCAG GACAAAGCAATAGTAATTCTGATACATGTGCAGAATTCAGAGTGAAGTATGTTGGTGCCattgaaaaattgaaatacaATGAGAGCAAAAGTCTTGAAGGGCCACTGGACTTGATAAATTACATAGATGTTGCGCAG gcttttgtttgtttccttccaAAGCAAGATGGAAAGTTACCTTTTGTTCCAGGTGAAGAGGAGTTTATTATGGGAGTTTCCAAATACGGCATTAAAGTTTCCACATCTGATCAGTAT GATGTGTTACATAGGCATGCTCTCTATTTGATTGTACGGATGGTGTGCTATGATGATGGTCTGGGAGCAGGAAAAAGTTTACTGGCTTTGAAGACAACAGATGCAACCTCTGAAGAATGCAGCCTCTGGGTATATCAGTGCAATAGTTTG gaACAAGCACAAGCCATTTGCAAAGTGTTGTCTACAGCCTTTGATTCAGTTTTAATGTCGGAGAAGTCCTGA
- the ITGB1BP1 gene encoding integrin beta-1-binding protein 1 isoform X6, whose product MGVSKYGIKVSTSDQYDVLHRHALYLIVRMVCYDDGLGAGKSLLALKTTDATSEECSLWVYQCNSLEQAQAICKVLSTAFDSVLMSEKS is encoded by the exons ATGGGAGTTTCCAAATACGGCATTAAAGTTTCCACATCTGATCAGTAT GATGTGTTACATAGGCATGCTCTCTATTTGATTGTACGGATGGTGTGCTATGATGATGGTCTGGGAGCAGGAAAAAGTTTACTGGCTTTGAAGACAACAGATGCAACCTCTGAAGAATGCAGCCTCTGGGTATATCAGTGCAATAGTTTG gaACAAGCACAAGCCATTTGCAAAGTGTTGTCTACAGCCTTTGATTCAGTTTTAATGTCGGAGAAGTCCTGA